Genomic window (Verrucomicrobiota bacterium):
ACCGATACGGGAAAGGTGGTGGCGTGCGTGCATCATATCGTTACCGATGGCTGGTCAATGGGCATCTTCCTAAGGGAATTATCGGCCTTGTACGCCGGGCGCGTGCGCGGGATTCCGGTGGCCTTTCCTCCTTTGGCCATCCAGTACAGGGATTATGCGGCGCAGCAACGCATGGAGCTGTCCGGATCCCGCTTGTCGGAATTGTTGGATTTCTGGCGGGCCGAGCTGGCGGGTGCACCGGTGCTGAACCTGGTCACTGACCGGCCGCGCCCCCCGGTGCCGACCTTCCGCGGCGGGACGATCCCGGTGCAGATCCCGGCGGGTGTAGTGGTGAAACTACGGCGGCTGGCCCGGGAGCAGGGCGCCACCCTCTTCATGGCCCTGCTGGCCGGTTTTTCGGCGCTGCTGAGCCGTTATAGCGGGCAGGATGAAGTCGTCATCGGGTTCCCCGTTGCCGGTCGAACCCGCAGCGAAACTGAGGCGCTGATCGGATTTTTTATCAACACCATCGTCTTGCGGTGTGACCTTCGTAATGACCCCCATTTCAGGGAACTGCTTACCAGGACTCGCGATCGTGCCATGCGGGCGTACGCTCACCAGGATCTGCCGTTCGAGAAACTCGTCGAAGACCTCCAGCCCGAACGTGACCTGAGCCGTAACCCTCTGCATCAAGTCGTCCTGCACCTCATCGACTCATCATCCGATGAGGCCAGGGGCGATGCCGGCCGTCTGCACGTTAACACGGGTACGTCACCGTTCGATTTGGTGGTGCATTTAAGGGGCGCCGGCGCAGAACTGAAAGGTGACATCGAATACAGCAGCGACTTGTTCGACCAGCCCTCAGTGGAGCGCCTTGCCCGGCACCTGGTACTGATGTTGGAGAAACTGGCCGATGATCCGGATGGGCCGCTGAGCCGGATACAGATGCTGACGCCAGATGAACAGCGGCAGTTGGCGACGTTTAATGCCACCGCAAGGCCGATCCCGCCGGAGCGTGTCGTTGAGTCAATCGAAGCGCAAGCTGCCCGTGCCCCCGATGCACCCGCGGTCGGCAGGGCGACCTACCGCAGCTTGATCTATGCCGCTAACGGCATCGCCCACCAACTCCTCGCCCGTGGTGCGGGTCCGGATGCACTGATCGCGGTGTCTCTGCCTCGCGGACCGGACCTGGTTGCTGCCCTGCTCGGGATTTGGAAGGCCGGGGCCGCTTACCTCCCATTGGACCCCGATTCTCCCTCGATGCGGCGCCGCCAGATCCTGTCCGACGCCCAGCCCCTGCTCGTCTTCAATGATCCTCATGAGTTCGGTCCACCCCGGCCGCACCCTCCCGCACTGCCCGTGGCCCCAGGCACGCTCGCTTACGTAATTTATACCTCGGGTTCCACCGGCACCCCCAAAGGCGTTCTGGTGGAGCACGCCTCGCTCTCTAACCTCATCGCCTGGCACGTTCGCGAGTACCAGGTAACGGCGCAGGACCGGGCCACCCTGATCGCAAGTCCCGCCTTTGATGCATCAGTATGGGAGCTCTGGCCGTACCTTGCCGTCGGTGCGAGCGTCCATGTGCCGCCCATCGCTGCCCGATCCCCCGCCGATCTCCTTCAATGGCTGGCCGCCGAACGAATCACGATGGGTTTTCTGCCCACCCCGCTCGCCGAAGCAGTACTTGCCGAGCCGATGCCGCCGCACCTGGCATTACGCTTTATGTTGACCGGCGGGGACCTTCTCCATCGCTCACCTCCCGCCGGGTTGTCATTCGAACTGGCTAACCACTATGGACCCACCGAGACTACCGTGGTGGCCACCGCGTGTAGAGTTGAGCCGGGCACGGCCGGAGCACCGCCACCCATCGGCAACCCCATCGACAACGTCCGGGCGGTAGTCGTCGATCAGTACGGCCAACCGCTGCCGGTTGGGGTGCCGGGCGAATTGTGGCTAGGTGGCGCCGGACTTGCCCGCGGCTACCTCAACTCCCCGGAACTCACTGCCGAGCGTTTTGCGTCGTGCGACGGACAACGGATGTACCGCACCGGTGATCGGGTGCGCCGTCGTCGCGACGGCACCCTGGACTTTCTTGGCCGGTTCGATCAGCAGGTCAAGCTCCGCGGATTTCGAATCGAACTGGGCGAGATCGAAAGCCACCTGCAAGCTCACCCGAGCGTGCGCGCTGCGGTGGTCGCTGCACGTGGCGATCGCCTGGTCGCCTACGTCGTACTCTCGTCTCCACTCGAAGGAATCGATTCCCTCCGCGCGCACCTGCGGGCTCGGCTGCCCGGTTATATGGTGCCGGTTAGATTCGAGATCCTGGACGCATTGCCCATGACCGCTAACGGCAAGATCGACAGGCACGCCCTGCCGGTGCCGACCTATGATGATTCGAACTACGCAGCCCCGCGGACGCCTTCAGAGCACACCATCGCCGGGATATGGTCGGGATTACTCGGTCGCGAGCGCGTCGGTGTGTACGACGATTTTTTCGAGTTGGGTGGCCATTCGCTGTTGGCCACACAGGCAGTCTCGCGAATCCGGTCTATCCTTGGCGTTGAACTTTCCGTTGGTGCGATTTTTGACGCGCCGACGGTTGCGAGTCTCGCGGTTGCACTCACGAAGGCACCGCCAAGCGCGCCCGCCGCCCAGACCATCTCACGTGCTCCTCGTGATCGTTACCGTGCCCGGATCGGGGTGGACGGCACGCTGGTGCTCGACGAGCCGTTACGCCGGTTGCTGTACCTTGACCGGAGTTGAGGATCGGCATGGACGCCAGCATCGAGTTCGTGGAAAGCGCCGGCGAAACGACCCTTCTGATCGATGGCGGGCAGGCGATGCAGGGCTGGGAGGCGGACCTCATGCGTCGAAGCGGTGATATCCTCTGCCGCTACGGCTCCGAGTTTATGGAGGTGGGCTTGGGTCTCGGGCTCTCGGCGCTGCACATCGCCAGTCAGCCGACCACCCGGCGCCATACCGTCATCGAGCTGTACCAGCCGGTCATCGACCATTTTCTCGCCCGAACCCCCGCTCTGCCCGCGTCCCTCCAGATCATCCAGGGCGACTTCTTCGCCATGCTGCCGGCGTTGCCCCAAGGCAGCGTTGACGGCCTCTTCTTCGACCCGTATTTGCCGGCCGAAACGCGTAACGATCCAGCCTTTTGGAACGCGGTGGTTCCTTTGATGGTAGCGCTTATCCGGCCCGGCGGTGTATTCGTGCCGTGCTTCACGACGCAGCCGTACTTCCTCTTCATGCCCTTTTTTGAGCGCGCCATCATCGAACGCCGGCACTACACCGCCTACCCACAAACTGCTTATACCGTGGCGAGCTCAGGTCACGCATTCATTCAATGCTATTTCACAGCCGGCTGACGCGCCCGAGCCTATCGTGCCTGCGGCAGTATGGTGACGATCACACTTCCGGGCGCGCCGGGAGACATCGTGGTTGCTAACTGGGATGAAGCCGACCCCTTGGCCGGGATATTCCGGTCGAATCACACGACAACGCACTGGCCACGTAACGTTTTTGCGTATTCGACTTGTTCCAGGCCTGCCTGTTTGAGAGTTGCCGTTTGCACCGTCGCCGGCGTGATCCTGAGGGTGTAGGCCGGATTTGGTGGATCAATCAGCTTATGCATCACTCGCGTCGAATCACCAATCCCGAATCCCCAGCCTGATCCCGTATTGTCGGCTATCTGCCTTAAGTCGTCCACCAGAGTCGCTTCGGCTTGCCAGCCAGTCTTCCAAACTGTCCACGACGGCTGGTCAGGGTCCTTGGCCCAAAAGGTTGCTTTGATCCACTCCTGCCGGGGCCAGTCTTGAATGCGCCGGTTGGACTATCGAACCGGCTGATCGGGCCGAGAGCATTACAATGAGCCGATCGCCCCGGGGCGGCAAGGCGCCGAGTAAGCTGGATCGCCGCAACGCTTTTTGTGCAAGGGTGAAAACCGTTGGGAATGGATTTACGAATAGAAACATATGGCACGTGTCATTGTGACGGGCGGTAGTGGTAAAGTGGGCCGGGCATGCGTTGCAGAACTCCTGCACCACGGCTACGAAGTGTTCAACCTTGATGCCCTGCCGCCGGCGGAAGAACGCGCCCGGTTCACGCAAGTTGACCTCGCCGACTATGGCCAGACCATCGATGCGCTGTCGGGTGTGGATGAACTCTACCGCCACGTGGACGCTATAGTGCACTTGGCTGCCATCCCGAGGCCCTCGGCATACCCGAATGCCGTGACCTTCAGGGTTAACACGCTAAGCACTTACAACGTCTTTGAAGGCGCGCGCAAGCTGAACATCAAAAACGTGGTGTGGGCGTCCAGCGAAACGCTGCTGGGCCTTCCCTTCGAGGCGCCGCCGCCGTACATCCCGCTGGATGAAGAGTACCCCGCCCGCCCGGAAACCGCGTACTCGCTGTCGAAGCTGTTGGGCGAGGAGATGGCCAAACAATTCTGCCGGTGGGACCCGGAGCTGAAAATTGTGGGGTTACGCTTCTCTAACGTTATGGAACCGGACGACTACGCGAAGTTTGCGGGGTTCGATGCCGATCCGAATCTGCGCAAGTGGAACCTGTGGGCGTACATCGATGTGCGCGACGCCGCTCAGGCGATCCGCAAAGCCCTGGAGGCGCCGCTCAAAGGATTTCAGGCGTTCCTCATCGCCAACGCCGACACCGTCATGAGCAGGCCCAATGCGGAATTGATCGCCGCCGCCTACCCTGGAGTGCCGCTGAGCAAAGAGGTCGGGCCGAACGAGACGCTCCAGTCCATCGAGAAAGCCCGGCGTGTGTTGGGCTACGAACCGCAGTACAGCTGGCGGAGCGAAGCGACCGTTCAGAACCGGGCAGCAGGATGAACCACGTGCGGCCTGAGCCCATGAACCTGGCCAGGCAAGAAGGGCCGGACGCGGCAGTTCGTGCTTGTTCATGCGTTCAGGCGTTCAGGCGTTCAGGCGTTCAGGCGCCGCCTTGCCGGCGACCAATGCCTTGTTAAACGCAATTATTAAAAGCGGTTGAATAATGTTCATGTGAACACTATCCTTGGCCAGCGCGCTCACCACGAGGCGCACTGGACATAAAACGAGTATGGCTGCAAAGAATAAATCCCAAGGAGAAAACCTGCCTTCCAACGCACGGAAAGATCCGGACGATTGGGTTACCAAAGATGAACCCAGTACCGGGGCTCAACGTTCTTACCTGCATACGTTGGCTACGGAAGCCGGTGAAGACCTCGACGAAAATCTTACGAAAGGCGAAGCCTCAAAGAAGATTGAGGAACTGCAGCAAAAGACCGGGCGAGGATCGAAGTCCGAGTAGCGGTGAAAGATAGTGAGTCGGGGATCCGCTCCGTGTAGCGGAAGGTGAGGTTTCAAAGTGCTTGCGCCAGTTAGAATACTGACAAATCTAACCTGGCGTTGAGCTTTCGCTCCAGCACACTCCCGATCAGCTTTCAGGTTTGGCAACGGGAGTATAAAAGATTGTCGCGTCCTCGCCCGGTGAGACGCCCGCGTTCCGGCCCTGGGATTCTAACCGGCGCCTTTGCTTGCCGCCGGCGAAAACGCCCGGAGGTCGCGGGAAATGAACCAGATTCCGCACAACCTTCTACGCGGAATCGGCAGTACCACCCTTGGCTGCATGCCGGTCTGGCCCGGTCTCACGCATGAGGTGGCCAACGCGGGCGCTATCGCGCCTGCCGGGCCGTCCGGACCCTCGGATGCACGAACACGAAAAGGAACGGCCCCTTAAACGTTTATATCAAACAAGGGATTTACTTGACCTTTTAA
Coding sequences:
- a CDS encoding DUF3072 domain-containing protein gives rise to the protein MAAKNKSQGENLPSNARKDPDDWVTKDEPSTGAQRSYLHTLATEAGEDLDENLTKGEASKKIEELQQKTGRGSKSE
- a CDS encoding NAD(P)-dependent oxidoreductase, which translates into the protein MARVIVTGGSGKVGRACVAELLHHGYEVFNLDALPPAEERARFTQVDLADYGQTIDALSGVDELYRHVDAIVHLAAIPRPSAYPNAVTFRVNTLSTYNVFEGARKLNIKNVVWASSETLLGLPFEAPPPYIPLDEEYPARPETAYSLSKLLGEEMAKQFCRWDPELKIVGLRFSNVMEPDDYAKFAGFDADPNLRKWNLWAYIDVRDAAQAIRKALEAPLKGFQAFLIANADTVMSRPNAELIAAAYPGVPLSKEVGPNETLQSIEKARRVLGYEPQYSWRSEATVQNRAAG
- a CDS encoding amino acid adenylation domain-containing protein, which produces MSAPSDDNTRFLAHRLQALSPARRAAVERLLRERQRGSGVTSPPVRDGLAVTSFGQQRLWFMAQLDPTSSVYNTVSTLTLTVPVDVTALQAAVDAVVARHETLRTTFEAVDGEPFQRVNAHAAVTVEVNVPTLEFIRRPFDLERGPLVRASVATDTGKVVACVHHIVTDGWSMGIFLRELSALYAGRVRGIPVAFPPLAIQYRDYAAQQRMELSGSRLSELLDFWRAELAGAPVLNLVTDRPRPPVPTFRGGTIPVQIPAGVVVKLRRLAREQGATLFMALLAGFSALLSRYSGQDEVVIGFPVAGRTRSETEALIGFFINTIVLRCDLRNDPHFRELLTRTRDRAMRAYAHQDLPFEKLVEDLQPERDLSRNPLHQVVLHLIDSSSDEARGDAGRLHVNTGTSPFDLVVHLRGAGAELKGDIEYSSDLFDQPSVERLARHLVLMLEKLADDPDGPLSRIQMLTPDEQRQLATFNATARPIPPERVVESIEAQAARAPDAPAVGRATYRSLIYAANGIAHQLLARGAGPDALIAVSLPRGPDLVAALLGIWKAGAAYLPLDPDSPSMRRRQILSDAQPLLVFNDPHEFGPPRPHPPALPVAPGTLAYVIYTSGSTGTPKGVLVEHASLSNLIAWHVREYQVTAQDRATLIASPAFDASVWELWPYLAVGASVHVPPIAARSPADLLQWLAAERITMGFLPTPLAEAVLAEPMPPHLALRFMLTGGDLLHRSPPAGLSFELANHYGPTETTVVATACRVEPGTAGAPPPIGNPIDNVRAVVVDQYGQPLPVGVPGELWLGGAGLARGYLNSPELTAERFASCDGQRMYRTGDRVRRRRDGTLDFLGRFDQQVKLRGFRIELGEIESHLQAHPSVRAAVVAARGDRLVAYVVLSSPLEGIDSLRAHLRARLPGYMVPVRFEILDALPMTANGKIDRHALPVPTYDDSNYAAPRTPSEHTIAGIWSGLLGRERVGVYDDFFELGGHSLLATQAVSRIRSILGVELSVGAIFDAPTVASLAVALTKAPPSAPAAQTISRAPRDRYRARIGVDGTLVLDEPLRRLLYLDRS
- a CDS encoding class I SAM-dependent methyltransferase, with product MDASIEFVESAGETTLLIDGGQAMQGWEADLMRRSGDILCRYGSEFMEVGLGLGLSALHIASQPTTRRHTVIELYQPVIDHFLARTPALPASLQIIQGDFFAMLPALPQGSVDGLFFDPYLPAETRNDPAFWNAVVPLMVALIRPGGVFVPCFTTQPYFLFMPFFERAIIERRHYTAYPQTAYTVASSGHAFIQCYFTAG